The Clostridia bacterium genome includes a region encoding these proteins:
- a CDS encoding MFS transporter yields MGAMLVMVILIGLGEKMAERFLPLYLLAIGGSTFAVGFLNVMDNLLSALYSFPGGYITDKVGYKKALMIFTLISLFGYAIVILIPTWQAVLIGSVFFIAWTAISLPAIMSMVSKSSKKEKRTMGVSIHSLVRRIPMALGPVVGGIIIGIYGKVLGIRIAFGVAFILGIAALLFQYYFMEDDKPAKDPKPVRLKNALECFSPSLRNLLVSDILIRFAEQIPYAFVVIWVVENNGLSPLQFGILTTVEMVTALLVYIPVAYMADKYGKKPFVLITFGFFTLFPLIIYFSRSFWAFVLAFVIRGLKEFGEPTRKALIMDLAPEDAKARTFGTYYLLRDIVVSIAAISSAYLWNISPKANFMTAFAFGLIGMIWFAIYGKDMARQE; encoded by the coding sequence ATGGGTGCCATGCTTGTAATGGTAATACTCATAGGACTTGGGGAGAAAATGGCAGAAAGGTTCCTTCCTCTCTATCTTCTGGCAATAGGGGGATCTACCTTTGCTGTAGGATTTCTGAATGTAATGGACAATTTGCTGAGTGCGCTGTACTCCTTTCCGGGAGGATACATAACAGATAAGGTGGGCTACAAGAAGGCCTTGATGATATTCACACTCATATCCCTTTTTGGCTATGCCATAGTTATACTGATACCCACTTGGCAAGCAGTACTTATAGGCTCTGTGTTCTTCATCGCATGGACTGCAATATCGCTTCCTGCTATAATGAGCATGGTCTCAAAGTCCTCGAAGAAGGAAAAAAGGACTATGGGAGTATCAATACATTCACTTGTTAGAAGGATTCCCATGGCCCTAGGCCCTGTGGTGGGCGGTATAATAATAGGTATTTACGGGAAGGTATTGGGCATAAGGATAGCCTTTGGAGTGGCTTTTATACTAGGAATAGCAGCATTATTATTTCAATATTATTTCATGGAGGATGACAAGCCGGCAAAAGACCCGAAGCCTGTAAGGCTTAAGAACGCTTTGGAGTGTTTCAGCCCATCCCTCAGAAACCTTTTGGTGTCTGATATACTAATAAGATTTGCTGAGCAGATACCCTATGCTTTTGTGGTAATATGGGTAGTTGAGAATAATGGACTTTCGCCGCTTCAATTCGGCATTCTGACCACTGTTGAGATGGTCACTGCGCTGCTTGTATATATTCCTGTAGCTTACATGGCTGATAAATACGGCAAGAAGCCGTTTGTGCTTATAACCTTCGGCTTCTTCACATTGTTCCCTCTGATAATATACTTTTCAAGGAGTTTCTGGGCTTTTGTGCTGGCCTTTGTGATAAGAGGGCTCAAGGAGTTCGGTGAACCGACAAGAAAGGCTTTGATAATGGACCTTGCGCCGGAGGATGCAAAGGCAAGAACCTTTGGCACTTACTATCTTTTAAGAGATATTGTAGTCTCAATAGCTGCCATAAGCAGCGCCTACCTTTGGAATATCTCACCCAAGGCAAACTTCATGACAGCTTTTGCATTCGGACTTATAGGGATGATATGGTTTGCAATATACGGCAAGGATATGGCACGGCAGGAATAG
- the nadA gene encoding quinolinate synthase NadA, translating into MQNKLADEIRRLKKERNAIILAHNYQVPEVQDVADVVGDSYSLSQHAASTSSEVIVFCGVHFMAESAKILSPDKTVLLPVKDAGCPMADMVTAPRLREMKAKYPDAAVVCYVNSSAEVKAESDICCTSSNALKVVESVKNKQVIFVPDENLGSYVASKVKDKEVILWRGFCITHKRVKAEEVQKIRQLHPNAKILMHPECEPEVQKLADFLGSTSEIIKHAGEIPERDIIIGTEEGVLHILRKQNPDKNFYLLSTGLICTNMKKTRLEDVHNALLNMQYEIHVDEEIRLKALKSLEEMLKIK; encoded by the coding sequence ATGCAAAATAAATTGGCAGATGAAATAAGAAGGTTGAAAAAAGAGAGAAATGCGATAATACTGGCACACAACTATCAGGTGCCTGAGGTTCAGGATGTCGCAGATGTTGTTGGAGACTCATATTCCTTAAGCCAGCATGCAGCCAGCACCAGCAGTGAAGTTATAGTATTCTGCGGAGTACATTTTATGGCAGAAAGCGCTAAAATCCTGTCACCGGATAAAACAGTGCTGCTTCCGGTCAAGGATGCGGGATGTCCTATGGCGGATATGGTCACTGCACCAAGGCTGCGGGAAATGAAAGCCAAATACCCAGATGCGGCGGTAGTATGCTATGTGAATTCCTCTGCTGAGGTGAAGGCGGAAAGCGATATTTGCTGCACCTCTTCAAATGCTTTGAAGGTAGTGGAGAGTGTTAAGAACAAGCAGGTAATATTTGTGCCGGACGAGAACCTTGGGAGCTATGTTGCTTCTAAAGTGAAGGATAAGGAAGTGATTCTCTGGAGAGGCTTCTGCATAACCCACAAAAGGGTTAAGGCTGAGGAAGTTCAAAAGATAAGGCAGCTGCATCCCAATGCGAAAATACTTATGCACCCTGAGTGCGAGCCTGAGGTTCAAAAGCTTGCTGACTTTTTGGGGAGTACATCGGAGATAATCAAGCATGCGGGAGAGATACCTGAAAGAGATATAATAATTGGAACAGAAGAGGGGGTACTGCATATCCTAAGGAAGCAGAACCCGGACAAAAACTTCTATCTCCTGTCAACAGGACTTATTTGTACGAATATGAAAAAAACCAGACTTGAAGATGTGCATAATGCACTTTTGAATATGCAGTACGAAATCCATGTAGATGAGGAAATAAGATTAAAGGCATTGAAGTCATTGGAAGAGATGCTGAAGATAAAATAA
- a CDS encoding XRE family transcriptional regulator, whose amino-acid sequence MENINSNISKNLKQIRKEKGLTLEDLSLVSGVSKSMLGEIERGSTNPTILVLWKIADGLKIPLTKLIKEKELDYTIVKDRDLKVINNESEYCVYSIFPYHDLHKSEMLKLEILPHSKHSNNGHANGIDEYIYVAKGNIRFILDKEEFSLCEGDSIRFKGELPHEFINSNDGTAILINILYYR is encoded by the coding sequence ATGGAGAATATCAACAGTAATATTTCAAAAAACCTAAAGCAGATACGTAAGGAGAAGGGGCTAACTCTGGAAGATTTATCGTTGGTTTCTGGTGTTAGCAAGAGCATGCTTGGCGAAATAGAAAGGGGCAGTACTAATCCAACAATATTGGTGTTATGGAAAATTGCAGATGGTTTGAAAATTCCACTTACAAAATTGATTAAAGAAAAAGAGTTGGACTACACAATTGTAAAAGATCGTGATCTAAAAGTCATTAACAATGAATCAGAGTACTGTGTTTACAGTATTTTTCCATATCATGATTTACATAAATCAGAGATGTTGAAGCTCGAAATTTTGCCACATTCAAAACACTCAAATAATGGACATGCAAATGGCATTGACGAATATATCTATGTCGCAAAAGGAAATATAAGATTTATCTTAGACAAAGAAGAGTTTAGTCTTTGCGAAGGTGATTCAATTCGATTCAAAGGGGAGCTTCCTCATGAATTCATCAATAGTAACGACGGTACTGCCATATTAATTAATATTTTATATTATAGATAG
- a CDS encoding PhzF family phenazine biosynthesis protein, translating into MKALRFKKIDAFTKGISTGNPAGYIYMNNDEILNEEEMQKIASELKGFVNEVGYVNKIGEQYRLRFYSSECEVAFCGHATIAIMYDLLANNKELCQKKEILINVSAGTLSVFNHISEDDSVYIMAPAPKFLNCMLKSVQIADALGIHFSDINNQMPIRLIDGGLRTLIVPITALESCLKIYPDQENLKFFCLENGIDIIHVSTKETYTESCKYRTRVFAPKYGYLEDPATGSGNAAFGYYLIDENLWNGNFTIEQGPNKTNPNFVRLKQYEKDGMAHIIFGGCGTIRIDGTYCLHDCSIKS; encoded by the coding sequence ATGAAAGCTCTAAGGTTCAAGAAGATTGATGCATTTACAAAGGGGATATCCACTGGAAATCCTGCAGGCTATATCTATATGAATAATGATGAAATATTAAATGAAGAAGAGATGCAAAAAATAGCATCTGAATTGAAAGGATTCGTTAATGAAGTTGGCTATGTGAATAAAATCGGCGAACAGTATAGGCTGAGGTTTTATTCGTCAGAATGCGAAGTGGCTTTTTGTGGCCATGCAACTATAGCAATTATGTACGACCTGCTTGCCAATAATAAGGAACTATGTCAAAAGAAAGAAATATTGATTAATGTCAGTGCCGGAACCTTATCGGTTTTTAACCACATCAGCGAAGATGATTCTGTTTATATCATGGCACCGGCACCAAAGTTTTTAAACTGCATGCTAAAGTCTGTCCAAATAGCAGATGCTCTTGGAATTCATTTTTCCGATATAAATAATCAAATGCCCATAAGGTTAATCGATGGAGGATTAAGAACATTAATAGTACCAATTACAGCATTGGAAAGCTGCTTAAAAATATACCCTGATCAAGAAAATCTCAAATTTTTCTGTCTGGAAAACGGAATAGACATCATACACGTCTCCACAAAAGAAACATATACAGAATCGTGCAAATACCGCACCAGAGTATTTGCACCTAAGTACGGATACCTTGAAGATCCGGCTACCGGCTCAGGAAATGCAGCATTTGGATATTACCTGATTGATGAGAACCTATGGAATGGCAATTTTACAATTGAGCAAGGTCCAAATAAGACTAATCCGAATTTTGTCAGACTTAAGCAATATGAGAAAGACGGGATGGCACATATAATATTCGGCGGCTGTGGAACAATAAGAATCGACGGTACCTATTGTTTGCATGACTGTTCAATAAAATCTTAA
- a CDS encoding cupin domain-containing protein: protein MEVFNIYQMFSQLIQDEKSDIQVLKLTDGIMSMLIAELKAGKKLSAHYHNEGVEIYQIFEGEGNVELGKLSGDTILWDNSYTVKTGDVFEVQPKMVHRLSNNSDKVLRIIFFAPPSHLGEDRIFI from the coding sequence ATGGAAGTATTCAATATTTACCAGATGTTTAGTCAATTAATTCAAGATGAGAAATCCGATATTCAAGTTCTGAAGCTGACAGATGGTATAATGTCAATGCTAATTGCAGAGTTAAAAGCCGGGAAAAAGCTATCAGCACATTATCATAATGAAGGAGTAGAGATATATCAAATCTTTGAGGGAGAGGGTAATGTTGAGCTGGGTAAATTGTCGGGCGACACAATATTATGGGACAATAGCTATACTGTTAAAACCGGCGATGTATTTGAAGTACAGCCTAAAATGGTGCATAGACTATCGAATAACAGTGATAAAGTATTAAGAATTATTTTCTTTGCACCGCCTTCGCACCTGGGTGAAGACAGAATATTTATTTAA
- the spoVG gene encoding septation regulator SpoVG — translation MEITDVRIRKVNAEGKMKAVVSVTFDNEFVVHDIKVIEGQEGLFIAMPSRKTPDGEFKDIAHPINSSTRERLQTSILEEYEKVKNE, via the coding sequence ATGGAAATAACAGACGTAAGAATCAGGAAGGTGAATGCAGAAGGCAAGATGAAGGCAGTAGTATCAGTAACCTTTGATAATGAATTTGTTGTTCATGACATAAAGGTTATAGAAGGCCAAGAGGGCTTATTCATAGCTATGCCGAGCAGAAAGACCCCGGATGGAGAATTTAAGGATATCGCACATCCCATAAATTCTTCGACAAGAGAGAGGCTGCAGACCTCAATATTGGAAGAGTATGAAAAAGTAAAGAACGAATAA
- the glmU gene encoding bifunctional UDP-N-acetylglucosamine diphosphorylase/glucosamine-1-phosphate N-acetyltransferase GlmU — MSNVYSITSVILAAGEGKRMYSKVPKVLHKVCGAPMVEHVINCARKLGDAEPVVVIGHGADQVSKAISGVKFVMQEKQLGTGHAVMQAEKYIIDGDILILYGDTPLLKPETLMDMHEIHRAEGYSATILTSDMEDPTGYGRIVRNGENLVEAIVEEKDADRSTKLIKEINSGIYFFNGKELREALKYLNNNNAQGEYYLTDVIGIMRKKGLLIGAYKIKDTEDIMGVNNRYQLNEVNEIMRGRIAKRLMLEGVTIIDPKNTYIETSVKIERDVTIYPGCILEGETLIQEDAVIGPNTRIKGGKIGKGVSVQYSIVLESSIGEGTSVGPFAYIRPGNKIGKHARIGDFVEMKNSNFGDHSKASHLTYVGDGDVGSNVNLGCGVVFVNYDGKNKNRTYVGDNSFIGCNANLIAPVRINTNSYIAAGTTVTKEVPQDSLAIGRVRQENKEGWVVERENK, encoded by the coding sequence TTGAGTAATGTATACAGTATTACATCGGTAATACTTGCCGCCGGAGAAGGTAAGAGGATGTACTCCAAGGTTCCCAAGGTATTGCACAAGGTATGCGGAGCCCCTATGGTAGAGCATGTGATAAATTGTGCCCGCAAGCTTGGCGATGCTGAGCCTGTTGTAGTAATAGGCCATGGAGCAGATCAGGTCAGTAAAGCAATATCAGGCGTGAAGTTCGTAATGCAGGAAAAGCAGCTTGGTACCGGTCATGCGGTCATGCAGGCAGAGAAGTATATTATTGATGGGGATATACTTATACTATATGGTGATACACCGCTCCTCAAACCGGAAACCCTTATGGACATGCATGAAATTCATAGGGCAGAGGGTTACAGTGCGACAATACTGACATCCGACATGGAAGATCCGACTGGATATGGGAGAATTGTCAGAAACGGCGAGAATCTTGTAGAAGCGATTGTCGAGGAGAAGGATGCAGACAGAAGTACAAAGCTAATAAAAGAGATCAATTCGGGGATATATTTCTTTAATGGGAAAGAGCTTAGGGAAGCGTTGAAGTATTTGAACAACAACAATGCCCAGGGGGAATACTATCTTACTGATGTTATAGGCATTATGCGTAAAAAGGGACTTCTGATTGGAGCCTATAAAATTAAGGACACTGAAGATATAATGGGTGTCAATAATAGGTATCAGCTTAATGAGGTCAATGAAATCATGCGAGGCAGGATAGCAAAGAGGCTCATGCTGGAAGGGGTAACTATAATAGACCCCAAGAACACTTATATAGAGACTTCTGTAAAGATAGAGCGGGATGTAACTATATATCCAGGCTGTATACTTGAGGGAGAAACACTGATTCAAGAGGACGCTGTAATAGGTCCTAATACAAGAATAAAAGGTGGCAAAATAGGAAAAGGTGTAAGCGTACAGTACTCAATAGTACTTGAAAGCTCCATAGGAGAAGGCACCTCGGTAGGTCCTTTTGCATATATAAGACCGGGCAACAAAATTGGAAAGCATGCTAGAATAGGCGATTTTGTCGAAATGAAGAATTCCAACTTTGGTGACCATTCAAAAGCTTCCCACTTAACTTATGTAGGTGATGGAGATGTGGGCAGCAATGTAAACCTGGGGTGTGGTGTAGTATTTGTGAACTATGATGGTAAGAATAAGAACAGGACATATGTAGGGGACAATTCCTTCATAGGCTGCAATGCAAACCTAATTGCACCGGTCAGGATAAACACAAATTCATATATTGCTGCTGGCACTACAGTGACAAAAGAAGTGCCGCAAGACAGTCTGGCCATTGGAAGGGTAAGACAGGAGAACAAAGAGGGCTGGGTAGTCGAAAGAGAAAACAAATAA
- the nadC gene encoding carboxylating nicotinate-nucleotide diphosphorylase codes for MLDNMTVDRIISIALKEDLGWGDVTTDSTIPAETVIKGNFTAKAEGIVCGIEICRRVFEIVDKSIEFQAFMKDGQRVSKGDVIAAISGNARGILKGERTALNFFQRMSGIATMADKFSSRTTGYKARIVDTRKTAPGLRILDKYSVKVGGGFNHRFNLSDMVLIKDNHIKAAGGITPAVAEARKNVSHTLKIEVEVESIKELMEAIDAGADIVMLDNMTLDMMSEAVSIAKGRVLLEASGNMALEGARNVRAVAETGVDIISVGALTNSVEALDISLRFL; via the coding sequence ATGCTGGATAATATGACCGTTGACAGAATAATTAGTATTGCTTTGAAGGAGGATTTGGGCTGGGGTGACGTAACAACTGACTCCACCATACCTGCAGAGACCGTGATAAAGGGAAATTTTACAGCAAAAGCAGAGGGAATAGTCTGCGGCATAGAAATATGCAGGAGAGTATTTGAAATAGTTGACAAGAGCATCGAGTTCCAAGCTTTTATGAAGGATGGTCAGAGAGTTTCCAAGGGAGATGTCATAGCCGCTATTAGTGGTAATGCCAGAGGTATTTTAAAAGGTGAAAGGACTGCTCTGAACTTTTTCCAGCGGATGTCTGGAATAGCTACAATGGCTGATAAGTTCAGTTCCAGAACCACCGGTTATAAGGCCAGGATTGTTGATACGCGCAAAACTGCTCCCGGTCTCAGGATCTTGGATAAATACTCTGTAAAGGTCGGAGGAGGTTTTAACCATAGGTTCAATCTTTCCGATATGGTGCTCATAAAGGATAACCATATAAAAGCGGCAGGAGGCATAACCCCTGCAGTAGCAGAGGCTAGAAAGAATGTATCCCATACACTGAAAATAGAAGTGGAAGTGGAGTCCATAAAGGAGCTTATGGAGGCTATTGATGCAGGAGCGGATATAGTAATGCTGGATAACATGACGCTGGATATGATGAGTGAGGCTGTAAGCATTGCCAAGGGAAGGGTACTGCTTGAAGCTTCAGGTAATATGGCGCTTGAGGGTGCAAGAAATGTCAGGGCTGTCGCTGAGACAGGAGTAGACATAATTTCTGTAGGTGCACTTACAAATTCTGTCGAAGCTTTAGATATTAGCCTAAGGTTTTTATAG
- the nadB gene encoding L-aspartate oxidase encodes MPLRYLANFDTQKVENEKWDVVVIGSGVAGLYSAINLDPSLKVCILSKETMDENNSYLAQGGIAAAIGADDMPVYHFTDTIKAGAGHCNEEAVNILVEEAPKDIEILCQLGTNFDRNLDGTLTRTREGGHGRFRIVHALGDATGKEVVDSLLRVCRERDNITIKENCFVIDMLMSGGRCAGVLIAESIDTEVSKKVLYCRSIICASGGIGQVYRNTTNSEVVTGDGISMAYRSGAVLTDMEFVQFHPTAFYKPTFEGSRFLISEAVRGEGGILLNINHERFMFRYNEMGEVAPRDIVSRSIFSEMRKTGSDHVYLDITHKDADYLRKRFPTIYDRCLKEGVDITKDYIPVSPVQHYFMGGIRTDLMGKTNIEGLYACGEAANTGVHGANRLASNSLLEGLVFGRRCAGDINRGIHSLKLEEVHVSNTSKNQGKPIDIKVIRKEIKEQMDAHAGIERNGPDMEKSLERINSIIGNLEEANLRSVNDMETLNMAYIASIILKSAIARKNSCGSHYRTDSDL; translated from the coding sequence ATGCCTCTGAGATATTTAGCAAATTTCGACACTCAGAAAGTCGAGAATGAAAAATGGGATGTGGTGGTAATAGGGAGCGGTGTTGCCGGACTCTATTCAGCTATTAATTTAGATCCGAGCCTTAAAGTATGCATACTGAGCAAGGAGACCATGGATGAAAACAATTCCTATCTTGCCCAGGGGGGAATAGCAGCTGCCATAGGTGCAGACGATATGCCCGTTTATCATTTTACAGACACTATAAAAGCAGGGGCTGGGCATTGCAACGAGGAAGCGGTAAATATACTTGTTGAGGAAGCTCCAAAGGATATTGAAATATTATGCCAACTGGGAACAAACTTTGACAGGAATTTAGATGGAACCCTTACCAGAACAAGAGAGGGTGGGCATGGACGTTTCAGAATTGTACATGCTCTTGGGGATGCCACCGGGAAGGAAGTCGTAGACTCACTTCTCAGGGTTTGCAGGGAAAGAGATAATATCACTATTAAAGAGAATTGTTTTGTGATAGATATGCTTATGTCAGGGGGGAGATGTGCCGGGGTATTAATCGCAGAAAGCATTGATACAGAGGTTTCAAAGAAGGTGCTGTACTGCCGCAGTATTATTTGCGCCAGCGGGGGAATAGGACAGGTGTACAGAAACACCACCAACTCTGAAGTAGTCACCGGTGATGGTATCTCAATGGCATACAGGAGTGGTGCTGTGCTGACTGATATGGAATTTGTACAGTTCCATCCCACAGCCTTTTACAAACCGACTTTTGAGGGCAGCCGGTTTCTGATTTCTGAAGCAGTTAGAGGTGAAGGCGGAATACTGCTGAATATAAACCATGAGAGGTTCATGTTTAGATATAATGAAATGGGAGAGGTTGCACCCAGGGATATTGTTTCAAGATCAATATTCTCCGAAATGAGAAAGACGGGCAGCGACCATGTATACTTGGATATAACTCATAAAGATGCGGATTATCTGAGAAAAAGGTTCCCTACTATTTATGACAGGTGCTTGAAGGAAGGGGTGGACATCACCAAGGATTATATACCCGTTTCTCCGGTACAGCACTATTTTATGGGCGGAATAAGAACTGACCTGATGGGAAAAACAAATATAGAGGGCCTTTATGCTTGTGGGGAAGCAGCAAATACCGGAGTTCATGGAGCAAATAGATTAGCCAGCAACTCTCTTCTAGAGGGTCTTGTATTCGGAAGAAGATGTGCAGGAGACATTAATAGAGGAATACATAGCTTGAAGCTGGAAGAAGTGCATGTTTCAAATACATCCAAGAATCAAGGAAAGCCTATAGATATAAAAGTGATAAGGAAAGAAATAAAAGAACAGATGGATGCCCATGCGGGAATTGAGAGGAATGGTCCTGACATGGAGAAGTCTTTAGAGAGAATAAACAGTATAATTGGCAACTTGGAGGAAGCTAATTTGAGAAGTGTAAATGATATGGAAACGCTCAATATGGCCTATATCGCATCGATTATATTGAAAAGCGCAATTGCAAGGAAAAATAGCTGCGGCAGCCATTACAGGACAGATAGCGACTTGTAG
- a CDS encoding DNA-3-methyladenine glycosylase yields the protein MQIFEYGQKEIDYLKSKDKKLGAAIDRIGIINRRITPDPFTALVSSVVGQQISSKAADTVWNRLNSLLGSITPESITQAELSGIQGCGMSVRKAEYIKGVAEAAISGEVDFHTLHSLTDEEIIKKLSSLHGVGVWTAEMLLIFSLCRPDVVSYKDLAICRGMMNLYGLKELPKDKFERYRKRYSPYGSVASLYLWALSVL from the coding sequence ATGCAAATATTTGAATATGGTCAGAAGGAAATAGATTATCTGAAAAGCAAGGATAAGAAGCTTGGTGCAGCTATTGACAGGATAGGAATAATAAATCGCAGAATTACTCCTGATCCATTTACTGCACTTGTATCAAGTGTAGTAGGACAGCAAATATCCAGCAAAGCTGCAGATACTGTATGGAACAGATTGAATAGTCTGCTTGGAAGCATCACTCCCGAGAGCATCACGCAAGCGGAATTGTCTGGAATCCAAGGCTGCGGCATGTCGGTGAGGAAGGCGGAATATATAAAAGGAGTTGCAGAAGCCGCCATATCCGGAGAAGTAGATTTTCATACACTTCACAGCTTAACTGACGAGGAGATAATAAAAAAGCTTTCTTCGCTGCACGGGGTAGGCGTCTGGACTGCTGAAATGCTGCTTATATTTTCCCTCTGCCGGCCTGATGTGGTAAGCTATAAGGATTTGGCAATCTGCAGGGGAATGATGAACCTATATGGCCTTAAGGAACTGCCAAAGGATAAATTTGAAAGGTATAGAAAGCGGTATTCACCATATGGCTCAGTTGCATCGTTGTACTTGTGGGCGCTTTCTGTGCTTTAG
- a CDS encoding MarR family transcriptional regulator, whose amino-acid sequence MDQKLFHRLLSIFEFKKSYQLRSSGLSYIQLHVLEKIYKEGEMKTLDISRQMDISPSTLIGMLDELESKNLIMRNRQKNDKRVVLVTATDKGKDQVLQHIREDELFLKNLTAGLDEKEEEQLEGLLQKVTGGINDLDDLFRK is encoded by the coding sequence ATGGATCAAAAGTTGTTCCATAGGCTCTTAAGCATTTTCGAGTTCAAAAAAAGCTATCAGCTCAGAAGTAGCGGTTTAAGCTACATACAGCTTCATGTTCTTGAAAAGATATATAAAGAAGGCGAGATGAAGACCTTGGACATATCACGGCAGATGGATATTTCGCCCTCTACTCTGATTGGCATGCTTGACGAACTGGAAAGTAAGAATCTGATAATGAGGAACAGGCAGAAGAATGACAAGAGAGTGGTGCTGGTTACAGCGACAGATAAAGGAAAGGATCAGGTTCTCCAGCATATCAGAGAGGATGAGTTGTTCTTGAAAAACCTCACAGCCGGTTTGGATGAAAAAGAGGAAGAGCAGCTTGAAGGGTTGCTTCAAAAGGTGACAGGCGGTATCAATGATTTGGATGACCTATTCAGGAAATAA
- the murC gene encoding UDP-N-acetylmuramate--L-alanine ligase: MISLDDVKNVHFVGIGGISMSGLAQILLQSGYSVTGSDINDSNIISKLRRNGATVFIPHDTKNVENAELVVYTAAVKQDNCEIIRAKELRIPIIDRAEFLGMIMKNYKYGVAIAGCHGKTTTTSMVSIIFKNAELDPTLLIGGEISAIDGNVRVGKSEYFVTEACEYTESFLKFYPFIAAILNVEKDHLDYFRDLDHIISAFDKFAKLVPKDGSLIVCSDNEHALNISKRVNCKVITYGIKSKADFSAKNIKYNNLGHPTFEVILRDKKFGTFSLSIPGEHNVLNALASIAIAHNAGISIDNIKKSLKEFKGTDRRFDIKGTRNNITVVDDYAHHPTEIKATLNAAKQFPHQKIWCIFQPHTYTRTRTLFDEFSEAFYDADSVIITDIYAAREKDTGLVYPSELVDSINKYSANAVYKNDFKNIANIIATEAKPGDLVFTMGAGDVFKLGPMILDKIKE; encoded by the coding sequence ATGATTTCCCTCGATGATGTAAAAAATGTTCATTTTGTAGGTATTGGCGGCATAAGTATGAGCGGCCTGGCTCAAATACTGCTTCAATCAGGCTATAGTGTCACAGGCTCTGATATCAATGACAGCAATATCATAAGCAAGCTGCGAAGAAATGGTGCCACGGTTTTCATTCCCCATGACACCAAAAATGTTGAGAATGCTGAGCTTGTGGTTTACACAGCTGCAGTCAAGCAGGATAATTGTGAAATAATCAGGGCAAAAGAGCTTAGAATACCTATCATAGACAGAGCCGAGTTCCTTGGCATGATAATGAAAAACTATAAATACGGTGTGGCTATTGCCGGATGTCATGGAAAGACAACGACTACATCAATGGTTTCAATCATATTCAAAAATGCTGAATTAGACCCCACACTGCTTATTGGTGGTGAAATAAGCGCAATTGATGGAAACGTCAGGGTAGGTAAAAGCGAATATTTTGTAACAGAAGCCTGTGAGTATACAGAAAGCTTCTTAAAGTTCTATCCTTTTATTGCTGCCATTTTAAATGTAGAGAAAGACCATCTGGACTATTTCAGGGATTTAGATCATATAATATCTGCGTTTGACAAATTTGCAAAGCTGGTGCCTAAGGATGGAAGCCTTATTGTCTGCAGTGACAATGAACACGCCCTCAATATCTCGAAAAGAGTTAACTGTAAGGTAATTACCTATGGCATAAAAAGCAAGGCTGACTTCAGCGCAAAGAATATAAAATACAACAACTTAGGTCATCCTACTTTTGAAGTAATACTCAGGGATAAAAAGTTTGGCACCTTCTCTCTCAGCATTCCCGGAGAGCATAATGTGCTTAATGCTTTGGCTTCTATAGCAATAGCTCATAATGCCGGTATATCAATAGATAATATTAAGAAAAGCCTCAAAGAATTCAAAGGCACCGACAGGCGTTTTGATATAAAGGGTACCCGGAACAACATAACAGTCGTAGATGATTACGCTCATCATCCTACAGAAATCAAGGCAACTCTGAATGCTGCTAAGCAGTTCCCGCATCAGAAGATATGGTGTATATTCCAGCCACACACTTATACCAGGACAAGGACTTTGTTCGATGAGTTTTCAGAAGCCTTTTATGATGCTGACAGCGTGATAATTACAGATATCTATGCAGCAAGGGAGAAGGACACAGGGCTTGTTTATCCTTCTGAGCTGGTAGACAGCATAAATAAGTACAGTGCAAATGCCGTATATAAAAATGATTTCAAGAACATCGCAAATATTATAGCCACAGAGGCAAAACCCGGAGATCTTGTATTCACAATGGGTGCGGGTGATGTATTCAAGCTAGGGCCTATGATATTGGATAAGATAAAGGAATAA